The Gemmatimonadota bacterium genomic interval CTTCTCGTTCGGCGAGTTCACGCTGCGCGTCGATTGCGACGTCCTCGATGCCGATGGCGGAACGCGCACGGCCGCGATCACCGGGGCGAGCGTGGCGGCGATGGACGCGTTCGGATGGATGGTCGAGACTGGGCGCATCAAGGCGTCGCCGGTTCGGCGCCGTGTTGCGGCGGTGAGCGTGGGCCTGATCGCCGGCGAGCCGCGCCTCGACCTGGAATACGTCGAGGACGTCCGGGCCGACGTCGACATGAACGTCGTGATGACGAGCGAGGGCCGCTTCGTGGAGGTGCAGGGCACCGGCGAACATGCCGCCTTCGATCGGGCGGAACTGGATCTGCTGGTCTCGCTGGCGGCCGACGGCATTCGCCAGTTGGATGCGTTGCAGCTCTCGGTGTTGGCGGCGCCGAAGGCGTGACCCGCCTGTTGGTGGCGACGCGCAGCCTGGGCAAACTGCGCGAACTGCTCCCGATGCTCCGGGCCGCCGGGTATACGCCGATCGACCTCGAGACCGCCGGGATCGCCGAGGCCCCCGTTGAGGACGCCATTGAGGCCCATGACACGTTCGAGGCCAACGCCCTCGCGAAGGCCCGTCACTTTCACGCGATCAGTGGCCTCCCGACGTTGGCCGATGATTCGGGATTGTGCGTGGATGCGTTAGGCGGTCGCCCAGGCGTGCGGAGCAAGCGGTGGTCCGGGCGCTCGGACCTGTCCGGGCAGCCGCTCGATGATGCGAACAACACGATGCTGCAGGAGGCGCTGACGCCGGGGCTTGCGCGCGGGGCCGGATATGTCTGTGCGGCGGCGTTCGTGGATGGGGAGGGGGAGTTGGTGCGTCGAGGGGAGACGCGTGGCGAGATCGTGCACGTCGCGCAGGGGAGCGGTGGCTTCGGGTACGATCCGTTCTTTCGGTCCGACGAGCTGGGGCGCACCTTTGCGGAGGTGTCTCGAGAGGAGAAGGCGACGGTGAGCCATCGCGCGCGCGCGGTGCGGGGAATTCTCGAGGCACTGGAGTCCAGACGTTGACATTGGGCCGCGCTCGGCTACAATTCCGTCTCCCCAGCGGGGCGTAGCGTAGCCCGGTATCGCGCCTGCTTTGGGAGCAGGAGGTCGCCGGTTCGAATCCGGCCGCCCCGACTTTCGCAGGGTAACCGACCGACTGTGGTCGGTCGAAGCGCCAGTAGCTCAGTTGGATAGAGCGGCAGCCTTCTAAGCTGTAGGTCGGGGGTTCGATTCCCTCCTGGCGCACCAGTTGTGCGATCCGTTTGTCGCTCCGTTAGCTCAATTGGCAGAGCAAGCGACTCTTAATCGCTAGGTTGATGGTTCAAGTCCATCACGGAGCATGACGAAGGCGGGCTGCCCAAACGGGTGGCCCGTTTTCTTTGGGGGTGTGGTGAGTGTGGTAGCGTCGAAGAGCTGTGCGCTCCCACTTGCGTGAGAGGAAGCAAGCGTGTATTAATTCTGTCTCCCCCGGAAACAGCCTACCCAAACGGGTGGGGATGCGGATGGGAGGGGAAGATAGGGAAGGGCCTTGACGAAGCGAGCACGACGAGGTACTCTTCAAGGCTGTCGCAAACGCGACAACGAAATGCTGATTGAAAATCGAGTTGAGCGTGAAGTGTGCGAGGCGGACTCGTTGATCCGAAGCTCTTCAGGGCTTCGGTGAGAGTTTACTGAAGTACATAACGTGATTCGGACGGTTGCTGCGCTTCGGCGCGGCAATGCGAATGATAGAGCTATCGAATTGAATTCTCTTGGAGAGTTTGATCCTGGCTCAGGACGAACGCTGGCGGCGTGCTTAACACATGCAAGTCACGGGGGGCCCGCAAGGGTCAACCGGCGAACGGGTGCGTAACACGTGAGCGACCTGCCCAATTGCGGGGGATAGCCGGCCCAACGGCCGGGTAATACCGCATACGCTTCCCTGGGGGCATTCTTGGGGAAGGAAACCTGCAGGGCGATTGGAGGCTCGCGGCCTATCAGCTAGTTGGCGAGGTAACGGCTCACCAAGGCGATGACGGGTAGCTGGTCTGAGAGGATGGCCAGCCACATTGGGACTGAGAGACGGCCCAGACTCCTACGGGAGGCAGCAGTGGGGAATCTTGCGCAATGGCCGAAAGGCTGACGCAGCGACGCCGCGTGGAGGATGACGCCCTTCGGGGGTGTAAACTCCTGTTGCCCGGGACGAATGCCTGTTTTGACAGGAGTGACGGTACCGGGTGAGGAAGCACCGGCTAACTCTGTGCCAGCAGCCGCGGTAATACAGAGGGTGCGAGCGTTGTCCGGAATCACTGGGCGTAAAGGGCGCGTAGGCGGTCGGGTAAGCGTGTGGTGAAAGTCCGGGGCTCAACCCCGGATCGGCCATGCGAACTGCCCGGCTGGAGCACGGTAGAGGCACATGGAATTCCGGGTGTGAGCGGTGGAATGCGTAGAGATCCGGGAAGAACACCGGTGGCGAAGGCGGTGTGCTGGGCCGTAGCTGACGCTGAGGAGCGACAGCGTGGGGAGCAAACAGGATTAGATACCCTGGTAGTCCACGCCGTAAACGATGGGCACTAGGTCCTTGGAAGCGACCCCGTGAGGGCCAGCGCTAACGCATTAAGTATCCCGCCTGGGGAGTACGGCCGCAAGGCTGAAACTCAAAGGAATTGACGGGGGCCCGCACAAGCGGTGGAGCATGTGGTTTAATTCGACGCAACGCGAAGAACCTTACCCAGGCTTGACTATGGCCGGGAAAGCCAGGGGAAACCTTGGCCCCTCTTCGGAGTCCGGTCACAGGTGCTGCATGGCTGTCGTCAGCTCGTGTCGTGAGATGTTGGGTTAAGTCCCGCAACGAGCGCAACCCTTGTCACTAGTTACCAGCGGGTAAAGCCAGGCACTCTAGTAAGACTGCCGGTGCCAAACCGGAGGAAGGTGGGGACGACGTCAAGTCATCATGGTCCTTACGTCTAGGGCTACACGCGCTACAATGGGCGGGACAACGGGTTGCGAAGCCGCAAGGTGGAGCCAATCCCACAAACCCGTCCTCAGTTCGGATTGTCGTCTGCAACTCGACGGCATGAAGCTGGAATCGCTAGTAATCGCGGATCAGCTACGCCGCGGTGAATACGTTCCCGGGCCTTGTACACACCGCCCGTCACGCCATGGAAGCGGCGAGTGCCCGAAGTCCGTGCCGGAACCCTCACGGGACCAAGCGGCCGAAGGCAAGCGTCGTGACTGGGGCGAAGTCGTAACAAAGGTAGCCGTAGGGAACCTGCGGCTGGATCACCTCCTCTTAACGGAGCCTCACGAGTAGACCCAGCGCGGCACCGCTCGATCGAACGTCGCTCTCGTAGTCGCACGTCTCGTCACCTTACGCTCAACTCGATTCTCTCATACGCCTGGCGCTCCTGCGCCAGGCTTGCTGATTGACAACGGATGGTTGTGTGATCGTGGGACAAATGCATGGTCCA includes:
- the rph gene encoding ribonuclease PH, whose product is MPNDTPPRRDRAASALRPVSLERGAVRSAEGSCLVAFGNTRVLCAVTVEDSVPGWRKGSGQGWMTAEYAMLPRATNTRTPRERAQLGGRTQEIQRLIGRSIRAMIDDFSFGEFTLRVDCDVLDADGGTRTAAITGASVAAMDAFGWMVETGRIKASPVRRRVAAVSVGLIAGEPRLDLEYVEDVRADVDMNVVMTSEGRFVEVQGTGEHAAFDRAELDLLVSLAADGIRQLDALQLSVLAAPKA
- a CDS encoding non-canonical purine NTP pyrophosphatase, coding for MTRLLVATRSLGKLRELLPMLRAAGYTPIDLETAGIAEAPVEDAIEAHDTFEANALAKARHFHAISGLPTLADDSGLCVDALGGRPGVRSKRWSGRSDLSGQPLDDANNTMLQEALTPGLARGAGYVCAAAFVDGEGELVRRGETRGEIVHVAQGSGGFGYDPFFRSDELGRTFAEVSREEKATVSHRARAVRGILEALESRR